One genomic window of Microcoleus sp. FACHB-831 includes the following:
- a CDS encoding STAS domain-containing protein — MNVLKNFFSKAPVPQAIKHQVRPATVVLRPSGCLDCSTSPAFRKSLEQALELATDTVVVDMISVSAVKSEGIKSLLDGMKQAAALGKNLSLQFLDVATQTVLESAGNYKY; from the coding sequence ATGAACGTCCTCAAGAACTTTTTCAGCAAAGCCCCTGTTCCTCAAGCCATCAAACACCAAGTTCGTCCCGCCACCGTTGTACTTAGACCAAGCGGTTGTCTAGATTGCTCGACCAGCCCCGCATTTAGAAAGTCTTTAGAGCAAGCTTTGGAATTAGCAACTGATACTGTTGTCGTGGATATGATATCTGTAAGCGCAGTCAAATCTGAGGGAATCAAGAGCCTGCTGGATGGTATGAAGCAAGCCGCAGCCTTGGGCAAAAATCTATCCTTACAATTCCTGGATGTAGCAACGCAGACTGTCCTCGAATCTGCTGGTAACTATAAGTATTAG
- the cbiD gene encoding cobalt-precorrin-5B (C(1))-methyltransferase CbiD produces the protein MTFLKPRSGYTLPVFACAAAVAALRWLRHPQPLDAVSIDLIEPAETVEIPIEQVAGIGEGMALAITRSDPGDNLDLTRNTPIWALVEWVKEVRSPEFEPEAIAIKGGEGIGRMVDAGDKAAIYAYAQQVLRENLGRLLEPGEKIQVTIILPEGRALAQRTSNAAFGVLEGLSLLGTRGISQPLSASATLEAYQEELQQKASNFDCLVFCVGENGLDLAAKLGINPSQLVKTANWLGPLLVAAGFYNVKSILLFGYHGKLIKLAGGIFHTHHHLADGRLEILTAYCAQVGLPTSVMQTIFALPTAEGGLKYLRELDAKDGTDWVERVYGAIASRIDQRSSEYIRNLGDRDVLVGSIMFDRDRQIVVKSKIAAALLYQLC, from the coding sequence ATGACCTTCCTCAAACCCCGTTCTGGATACACGCTACCCGTTTTTGCCTGTGCCGCCGCAGTTGCCGCACTGCGCTGGTTGCGCCACCCTCAACCGCTTGATGCTGTATCAATCGATTTAATCGAACCCGCCGAAACAGTGGAAATTCCTATTGAACAGGTTGCGGGTATCGGCGAGGGAATGGCTTTAGCAATTACCCGCAGCGATCCCGGCGATAATCTCGACCTTACGCGCAATACACCAATCTGGGCTTTGGTGGAATGGGTTAAGGAAGTCCGGAGTCCGGAGTTTGAACCAGAAGCGATCGCCATCAAAGGTGGGGAAGGGATCGGGCGAATGGTTGACGCTGGTGACAAGGCTGCTATCTATGCTTATGCACAGCAGGTATTGCGAGAAAATTTGGGGCGTCTGCTGGAACCAGGGGAAAAAATTCAGGTAACTATTATTTTGCCCGAAGGTCGGGCGCTGGCTCAACGCACTTCTAATGCTGCCTTTGGTGTCTTAGAAGGACTGTCTCTACTGGGAACGAGGGGAATTTCTCAACCTTTAAGTGCTAGTGCAACTCTAGAAGCTTATCAAGAGGAACTGCAACAAAAGGCTAGTAATTTTGATTGTTTGGTGTTCTGCGTGGGGGAAAATGGCTTAGATTTGGCAGCTAAATTAGGTATAAATCCTAGCCAATTGGTCAAGACTGCTAATTGGTTGGGGCCGTTGTTGGTAGCAGCAGGATTTTATAACGTAAAGTCAATATTGTTATTTGGCTATCACGGTAAGCTGATTAAATTGGCGGGTGGAATTTTTCACACTCACCACCACCTTGCTGATGGACGGCTAGAAATTCTTACAGCTTATTGTGCCCAGGTGGGTTTGCCGACTTCTGTGATGCAGACTATTTTTGCACTTCCTACTGCGGAAGGGGGGCTAAAATATTTGCGGGAATTGGATGCCAAAGATGGCACAGATTGGGTCGAGCGGGTTTATGGCGCGATCGCCTCGCGCATCGACCAACGCTCTTCTGAATATATCCGCAACTTGGGCGATCGCGATGTCCTTGTGGGTTCGATAATGTTTGACCGCGATCGCCAAATTGTTGTCAAAAGCAAAATCGCTGCCGCATTACTGTATCAATTGTGTTAG
- the guaA gene encoding glutamine-hydrolyzing GMP synthase: MTLQTETPPLIEYLGQLNRQIIVILDFGSQYSELIARRIRETQVYSEVLPYRTSAEALRQLNPKGIILSGGPNSVYDKGAPHCDPEIWNLGIPVLGVCYGMQLMVQQLGGIVERADRAEYGKASLFIDDPTDLLTNVEDGTTMWMSHGDSCKALPSGFEVLAHTANTPSAAIAHHEKKLYGVQFHPEVVHSLGGIALIRNFVYHICDCEPTWTTAAFVEESIREIRAKVGDKRVLLALSGGVDSSTLAFLLHKAIGDQLTCMFIDQGFMRKHEPERLVKLFQEQFHIPVEYVNARDRFLTAIADITDPEEKRRRIGHEFIQVFETESKRLGPFDYLAQGTLYPDVIESADTNFDTKTGERVAVKIKSHHNVGGLPKDLRFKLVEPLRKLFKDEVRKVGRSIGLPEEIVQRQPFPGPGLAIRILGEVTEDRLDILRDADLIVRQEINRQGMYTELWQAFAVLLPIRSVGVMGDQRTYAYPIVLRLVKSEDGMTADWARVPYDLLETISNRIVNEVRGVNRVVYDITSKPPGTIEWE, encoded by the coding sequence GTGACTCTACAAACTGAAACACCGCCTCTAATAGAGTATTTGGGGCAACTGAACCGACAAATCATTGTAATTCTCGACTTCGGTTCCCAATACTCCGAACTAATTGCCCGCCGCATTCGCGAGACTCAGGTTTATTCCGAAGTCCTTCCTTATCGCACTAGCGCTGAGGCATTGCGGCAACTGAATCCTAAAGGAATTATTCTCTCTGGGGGGCCTAATTCTGTTTACGACAAAGGCGCTCCCCACTGCGATCCAGAAATTTGGAACCTGGGCATCCCCGTGTTGGGAGTATGCTACGGGATGCAGTTGATGGTACAACAACTGGGCGGGATAGTCGAACGCGCAGATCGGGCTGAGTATGGCAAGGCATCGTTATTTATTGACGATCCCACAGACTTACTCACGAACGTAGAAGATGGTACAACAATGTGGATGAGTCACGGGGACTCATGTAAAGCATTGCCATCTGGGTTTGAAGTGCTGGCACACACGGCGAATACACCCAGCGCCGCGATCGCGCACCACGAGAAAAAACTCTACGGCGTTCAGTTCCATCCTGAAGTCGTCCACTCGCTTGGCGGTATTGCCTTAATCCGCAACTTTGTCTACCACATTTGCGACTGCGAACCTACTTGGACAACTGCCGCATTTGTTGAAGAATCGATTCGAGAAATCCGCGCCAAGGTTGGGGATAAACGAGTGCTGCTGGCTCTTTCCGGTGGCGTTGATTCTTCTACCCTCGCATTTTTGCTGCACAAAGCGATTGGCGACCAACTGACTTGCATGTTCATAGACCAAGGGTTCATGCGAAAGCACGAGCCAGAACGGTTGGTGAAGCTGTTTCAAGAACAATTCCACATCCCTGTGGAGTATGTAAACGCACGCGATCGCTTTTTAACTGCGATCGCTGATATCACAGATCCCGAAGAAAAACGTCGCCGCATCGGTCACGAATTCATCCAGGTATTTGAAACAGAATCAAAACGCCTTGGCCCCTTTGATTACCTCGCTCAAGGTACTCTCTACCCAGATGTTATCGAATCAGCCGATACTAACTTTGACACCAAAACAGGCGAACGAGTAGCTGTCAAAATCAAGAGCCATCACAACGTCGGCGGCTTACCCAAAGATCTGCGTTTTAAGTTAGTCGAACCACTGCGGAAACTCTTTAAAGATGAAGTCCGCAAAGTCGGTCGCTCGATTGGTTTGCCAGAGGAAATTGTACAACGACAACCCTTCCCCGGCCCAGGTTTGGCGATTCGCATTTTGGGAGAAGTCACCGAAGATCGGCTGGATATTTTGAGAGATGCCGACTTAATTGTTCGCCAGGAAATTAACCGCCAGGGAATGTACACCGAGTTGTGGCAAGCCTTTGCCGTTTTGCTACCAATTCGGAGTGTAGGCGTTATGGGCGACCAGCGCACCTATGCTTACCCGATTGTCTTGCGCTTAGTTAAGAGCGAAGATGGCATGACGGCTGATTGGGCGCGAGTTCCTTACGATTTGTTGGAAACTATCTCGAATCGGATTGTAAATGAAGTTCGGGGAGTTAATCGGGTGGTTTACGATATTACTTCCAAGCCGCCTGGAACTATTGAGTGGGAATAA